One region of Serinus canaria isolate serCan28SL12 chromosome 25, serCan2020, whole genome shotgun sequence genomic DNA includes:
- the AQP2 gene encoding aquaporin-2, producing the protein MMWELRSIAFTRAVLAEFLATLVFVLFGLGSALNWPSAPAPSTLQIALAFGLAIGTLVQALGHVSGAHINPAVTLGCLLGSQLSLLRALFYVVAQLLGGVVGAAILHEVTPASARQGLALNKLHNETTAGQAVTVELFLTFQLVLCIFASTDERREDNLGSPALSIGLSVAVGHLLGIRYTGCSMNPARSFAPAVVVGDFSDHWVFWVGPLIGAAAASILYNYVLFPQAKTLSERLAILKGCEPEQDWAEREARRRQSVELHSPQTLPRGMSEKV; encoded by the exons ATGATGTGGGAGCTGCGCTCCATCGCCTTCACCAGGGCCGTCCTTGCGGAGTTCCTGGCCACCCTGGTCTTCGTGCTCTTCggcctgggctcagccctgaaCTGGCCCTCGGCGCCGGCCCCGAGCACCCTGCAGATCGCGCTGGCCTTCGGGCTGGCCATCGGGACGCTGGTGCAGGCCCTGGGCCACGTCAGCGGCGCCCACATCAACCCCGCCGTGACACtgggctgcctgctgggctcgcagctctccctgctccgCGCCCTCTTCTACGTGGtggcccagctgctggggggcGTGGTGGGCGCTGCCATCCTGCATGAGGTCACCCCGGCCAGCGCCCGCCAGGGCCTGGCCCTCAACAAG CTGCACAATGAGACCACGGCAGGGCAGGCGGTGACGGTGGAGCTGTTCCTCACCTTCCAGCTGGTCCTGTGCATCTTTGCTTCCACAGACGAGCGGCGTGAGGACAACCTGGgctcccctgccctctccatCGGCCTCTCTGTGGCCGTGGGGCACCTTCTCGGG ATCCGTTACACCGGCTGCTCCATGAACCCCGCCAGGTCCTTTGCCCCCGCGGTCGTCGTTGGAGACTTCAGCGACCACTGG gtgtTCTGGGTGGGCCCCCTGattggggctgcagcagcttccatcCTCTACAACTACGTGCTGTTCCCACAGGCCAAAACCCTCTCGGAGCGCTTGGCCATCCTCAAAGGCTGCGAGCCCGAGCAGGACTGGGCCGAGCGCGAGGCCCGGCGGCGCCAGTCCGTGGAGCTGCACTCCCCCcagaccctgcccagggggaTGTCTGAGAAGGTGTAG